The nucleotide window GTAGAGGTTGTCCCAGTTTTGTCAAATCATTTGTTGCAGTTGCTAGCTTATTTGCTAGTATTTCAGAGTCAATGCCATTCAATACTCCTAATCCTGTTCCAAACATTCCCGTTAAATCTCTTCGCATCTTATCCCTAAAGTGTACTTGCTTCTGTAACCATGTTGTCCACCCTTCTAGGGATGGTTTTAGGAAGGAGGAACAGGCTGGTTGAATCTCTGAAATATTGGTTTGTATTAGCAATTCAACACGCTTGAGAGACCATTCTGGGTTGAATAATAATTGCTGTTGTCCTGTATTTCTCACTATATATGGGCCTACCTCATAAATCATAAGTTTAAGTTCAAGTGGCGTACTCTGAGTCTGAATCTGAACAGGTTCGATTATGgcatttattctaaatttaaatgagAGCCCAAGACCTCTATGAGACCAAAGGCATACCACCTCAACAGTCCTATCTAATGTAAAATTATACCAACAATCTGGCTCACTGCGTTGGTTACAAATCTCATTATGTCCATTTGCAGGGGGAGATGACACACTAATTTGAGCTGGTTTCTCATGGGTAGTTCCATTAATCATTCGACATCCTATTCTGATGGTCTCTCCTACAGTCCCTTGAAGTGACCACAACCCTTGTTTCTGCCATTCTTGCTTTTCATATACCTGGTTTCCATGCATGACTACAGTTGACAAGTTCAAATTTTGTACCTTCCCCATATATCCGGTAGACTTAACAAAAGCCTGGGACCAAGGCCATTCAACATTGCTCTGGCTAAAGGTACTTTTCAATTCTtggaatataattatatttacaaacaaaacaattaaatttctaCGTCCTGAATCACCAAACACCCCTAACTGTAATATGCTCATTTTGTTCGTCTAAACTTGAGCTTTAGTCCGTTATCACCAGATATTACTTTCCAAGGAGCTTCTGGAGCTTTCTTCACCCGAGAATGGTGGATCCAAGCGCTCTGTTCCTTGATCTTAATTGCAGTGAAAGTAGTGAGTAGCACCTGGAATGGTCCTTCCCAGTGTGGTTCGagggttttttctgtaaaagacttAACATATACATAATCTCCAGGCTGTATATTATG belongs to Oenanthe melanoleuca isolate GR-GAL-2019-014 chromosome 27, OMel1.0, whole genome shotgun sequence and includes:
- the LOC130264268 gene encoding uncharacterized protein LOC130264268, encoding MSILQLGVFGDSGRRNLIVLFVNIIIFQELKSTFSQSNVEWPWSQAFVKSTGYMGKVQNLNLSTVVMHGNQVYEKQEWQKQGLWSLQGTVGETIRIGCRMINGTTHEKPAQISVSSPPANGHNEICNQRSEPDCWYNFTLDRTVEVVCLWSHRGLGLSFKFRINAIIEPVQIQTQSTPLELKLMIYEVGPYIVRNTGQQQLLFNPEWSLKRVELLIQTNISEIQPACSSFLKPSLEGWTTWLQKQVHFRDKMRRDLTGMFGTGLGVLNGIDSEILANKLATATNDLTKLGQPLQSSLLALGNSQWQVSKVLPNWAKTEDQDHKLIIDALSTVQDNVSLAFSCVQAQLWIQSTAALAIREGSEGTFPIEVRKVVWDNANDFERKFQSWWTLVNFTYDPVTNMATTFVLTIRNATVYAIHPIIALGLNHEGMVLYPSEHRAWARTVNGKWQTVNVESCVTREQQGFIC